DNA sequence from the Daphnia pulex isolate KAP4 chromosome 8, ASM2113471v1 genome:
GCGTGAATATCAAATAGCCGTCGCCGCGAAATTGACTCGAACCTTCGATGGCTGCGTaacaaaaagaaccaaaaacaaaatttccacaTCAATTCCAGGGAAAGACATTTTTTCGCTGGCATTTATTGAAAGgggtttgaatatttaattttaaaaaagaagaactacaaaaaaaataaaaaaggacttgATGACAACCAGACGACTAATTAAATCAAGTTTTTCCACATACTACCAAAATCCcttcttgataaaaaaaaaaacgtaaaaccAAAACgcaataaagtaaaataaaatgagagcGACGGTATGgcatgaaataatttaaaaaaaaagaattgttgcATTGATGGATCGTTGGACTTCACTTACTTCGGGCTTTGTTTAGGAGCTTTCCAGGTTGGACGACAATGATTCGTttagaacgaaaaaaattatgtaggCCGCAGCAGTGTCTTCGTTCCAGGAAGGAAGAGTTGCAACCCGCTTGTCATCAACCACTCGAATAATTCCATCACTTCGTCTACTCTGGCAGATGTAGTGTCCTagtaaaaaagaggaagaaaatgttatttgctGACAGACATTGATGTTGAATAAGACTACGTTACCAAACTTCAAACTGTCGTCAAAGTGGGTGATGTTTGCTTGTAGCACGTATCTGGGACCAGTGCTTCCTTCATCCGCAAAGGGGTGCCAATACTCCGGAAACgcgatattttttcttattttagcGCCGTTTGCAAACCTTTTCAGGCTAATACACAGCACTCTGAAGAAAATGACCgcaaacagcaaaaaaaaattaattaactaatGATACGGAACCAACAAGCGGATTTACCGAGGAAATTGCGCTCCTACACCTTTCGTCATCGTGGCATTCGAAGGGCCACATCGGGGACATTTCCAGCCCGTAATCGCTTCGTAGGCCAGAAAACTGGAGAAACAATCCCCGATGTGCTTTGCGGATGGCGGGATTGGTAAATCCCATACCAATAACGGTTGCGGGGTCTCGGACGAGAATTGGCAGCTAAAACATTGTGATGTTTcgttagaaatttttcaatcaagtaAATCcattatcattttcaaataatccaTTATCAAATCGCGTTATTTGATAATGAATTTTCCAAGGAAgtttcttgaaaaagaaaaattacaaaaaatttattactcACCACTGACAAGTCACTTGTTGATAGATGAGGCTTTCAAAGTTATCCTTGAGGACAGTCGGCATAATCATTGGCAGCTCATCGGCCCAGTAGTTAAGAAGCCGCATGAAAAATTCATGGGCATCCTCTTGCCAGCCAAGCCCATATGACGGATCTAACAACTTTGTCTGCTCTATAAAATCAATGCAATTCACAAAGGATTATTCCATTAGACAAGACATCAAGGGTCATAAAACAAATGATAAATACAGAGTCGCCTGGGGCGGCGTACATCATATATTACGTAAATCGATTGTCATGTATTGCCCATAAATCTTTCTATCCCTGCCCACCCACACCACTCTCAAATTTTACAACGTATGTACGCCGACAAGAAACAACAATGACGACAACAACTAACCTGTGCGTTTTGTCCACATTTTCCACAACATCTGAATTCCTCTTTGCCATTAATTTTACAAAGTTGGCGAAAAGAGTAGGCATGGGTTCGGGGATGTCAGGTAGCCGGAACTCAATGTCCAGACAAATCTCCTCTAGAGAAAGAAGTGCTTGGAGGGTGGCGTTGACATAGCAACAATTCCGGATGTTGCGGAATCTTTTCATtaccgggaaaaaaaatgtatatttatACAACGAATTAATTGAGACAATCACTTGTCCAGTACACCCTCAATTGCACTGATAAAAAAACCGGATGTTTATACAACTCCGTGTTCTTTGGGGATTAGTGTCTTATGACAGAAAAACCCAAATTGGACATGTTGAATCATGACTAAAAGCATTAACCAAATCATTTGGATGAAAATTGTAGGTTGGAAGTGGGGAGATTGACTAATGATTAAAGATAATTTCATCAAGGATTAAGTTGAATTGTCGTGTGTCACAGATATGACACCGCAAATTAGTGTGGCAACGGCGTGGAATTTCGGTTGCCGTCAAGCcagattcaaaaaatttgaaaagcaatgaaatgtttgattgaacaaaaaccaacaatatTGGTCAATCGACATCGCGTTTAAAAATGATGCCGGAAGGCGGGATCGTCACACCAGTGTGCCGGCCAATAAAACGGGCGCGAATGATGCCAACGGCAACAGCAAACGGAATAAACGAAAAGgcgaaataaagaaataaaattatgaaatgagACTCACCCAAACGGAGATAGAGACAATGGCGTTACATGTTCACTAGGAAACATTGTCGCGAAATATTTACACCATACGGTGCTGCAGCGAGGTTGGAATCCCGCATAGTACACGTCAATAGCCATCTGTTCCGGGCAGGTTGAGTGTAATGGGCAAATAGGGCGCATGGTGATGTGTTGACTATAGTTTTTGCGGGAAGACGAAGGTGAGTGGAAAGAGCAGCACTgcaacacacaagaaaaatttaagcGCACATCATGATTTTTAAGCAGATGGCAAATAAATCCATAGAGCAAATAGCAAAGGCGAGAAGAATGGATCAACAGGAACAACACCGAACAACaccgaaagaataaaattttaatgccTTAAGGGTTTTGTAGTCAACGCTACAGCGGGTGACAGTAATGTTTCTTGATGGGAGTTTTAGCCTACTCAACCCACCACCTGTGATAAAAATTCACATCTACACTCCTCCTTCATATTTTTCATCCCATCCCAATCGGTGGACAATCCTAAAATCAAACTCCGACCCATGCGCGATCCTTCCTCCTGTGCagtagaggaggaggaggggcaaacaaaaaatgtcttctGAACAAATTCCTTCCCTCTCCTTCctcgaaaaaagaacaaaggaCAGAGCAGATACTATTTCCACATCCCCTCCccttccaacacacacaatcagTGTAACAGATGAATGTAAATAACTTTGCACATGAGCAATAGGTTCTTAAATGTTGTCTTGTAATATTTAAATAGCGTCGTGTGCGTTCGTTTATCATTACATATATCTCCCCCCCCTTTCTTGTTTGCCTACATATAGGAAAATGTTATCAACATGTGATCGAGTCTGATCGACCCCCTTCGCGCGAACCACACCACGAGGCCGCTACTCCAATCAGTCGTGTTTCGGTGGTGCTTGAGGCAGGAGCTTCTGCCGATGTCacatgaattttttatttcggtaaTCTATTAACAATGAGAGTTAAGTTATCAAAATCAACGAAGCCAGCCCTAGGTAAATATTTAGCATCTGTCCCATAAAATACAattctttcaatatttttttaaacagaacCCACACCATGGAGACAAATTATTGGTTTGCCGGATGGTTACATGGAACGGCTTCAAGTACGGGAAAATCGCTACAGGATCCTTTACAAAATATAAGTGAaacccattttcattttgcaatTTACAGCGTCTAAGTAGTGGCCGGAATGATCGCACCCATGTACTCTTCCCCtccgtttttatttgaattttgccgTTCCGATTTATTGGCTGGCTATTGCCGTTGGCATTGTTTGCGCTGATCTCGCCGGCTGGTACACCGGTGCGCGTATTCCGCCTTTGGGCATTATTTTGCATTGCCATTTACAGCGTTTAAGTAGTGGCCACAATGATCGCACCCATGTACTCTTCCTTgccgttttcattttaattttgccGTTCCGATTTATTGGCTGGCTTTTGCCGTTGGCATTGTTTGCGCTGATCTCGCCGGCTGGCACACCGGTGCGCGTATTCCGACTTTGGGCATTATTTTGCATTGCCATTTACAGCGTCTAAGTAGTGGCCACAATGATCGCAACCCATGTACTCTTCCTTgccgttttcattttaattttgccaTTTTGTCTGATATGGCGGCTATTGCCGTTGGCATTGTTTGCGCTGATCTCGCCGGCTGACACACCGGTGTCtgcttttttaataataacatCGCCaccaatattttattttttatcctttATAGGATATATGGAAAGATAAAAGTACTACGGGCACTAACGAAAGTTAAGGCTCACTTGCGGCAACACCCGGATCCTCGAGTTGactattcaaaattcaatacTCTGGCAAAGTATTTTGAAGCAACACCACTACATGAGGCTCTCGCTCGTGAACGGAAAGCGGCGGATACAGCGGAGCCTCttattgatgatgatgttcaAGATAATGTTGTTCAAAAGTCCATTCCTGACTTTCTCTGCGGCTGGGGTTTCTTAGTCACGAAAGCTGATAGGATTTTGGAATATCGCTATCTCAACCTGGGACGCAAAATGGAGCTTGACATTGCCAACACTGACGTAGGAGAGGTAAGATTAAACTTGTGTTGCATTTATGCGTGACATCTGCTTACATCGTAACCCTTTCAGAATGCAGCAAGTGAAGCGGCTTCGACAAATACAACCACCGCTGCTCTCGAAACAATTGCGGCAACAAAAGCAAAGTTTGAAAAGTGGTTCAATGGTCGCGACTCTTACTCACAGTCCCTAATcggtaaaatttatttatagttaCTGGTTTATCATTGATTCACATGTAATTTAActggttttattatttctttgtttgcgtTGCGTTCACCGTGTcttgtataattttttttctttcaccagaAAAACTGGCAGAATGCGATCAGGTTCTTGCCAATTACAAGCAGCCGCACATCGGTGATGCTTCCAAGGTCATTCCGGAAGGACACATAATTTGCCGGGGCAACAAGGGATTTAAATGCAACGTTGGGCATcataaggaaaataaatgttccTACAGTTGCCGAAAACATAAAGAGCTAGGAGTGGGCTAACACATCATTCCTATCAtcttgaaaagaagaagccatcTGTTCAGAAGTTGATAGAAGAGCTCGATTGGTATgtaaatttttagtttatatTTCCATGGaaagttatataataataatacaattttaaatgCACCGTACGTCGATGTATAGGCAAGTGTCGCCAAGTCTTGGCATCGCCGAAGCATTGTCTTCTTCCAGTGCGACACGCTTAAAGCCTTACGTCATCAACAACGGACCACTTTGCTCATTCTGCGATCGACGGGTGTACAAATTGATGCAGTCCGAACCAGCTACATGTTACGGCTGCGAGAAACGCATCGTAACCAAATATCGCATCATCACCGAACACAACGTGCGCTGCTACGCCCCACCCGAGGACAAAGCGACTAGGCCCGCCAAAACGCTAGTATTCATGTGTGCGCGAATGTCAGGCGAGTCGGAGAAACTTCCCGAAGGTGTTTTATTACACAATTTGGGACGACGTGAAACAGAGTAGAAGCCCCTAGAAGGTtagttatttcaattttttgtgtgtcttcaTCCATATAGATGGACAAAAGAATGTGCTAATAGACGAGCGACACATGCAGCAGTAAGAAATGCATAGATTAAACTACATGTTGTAATAGCTTACTATAGCTGCGCGCTCTGCGTGGATTCAAGATTTTGACCTACGTTGTCCGTTTTGCGGCTGAATGTGTCCGTTGGCTCCGTTCCCACGCTAACTTTTAGGTTTCCAATTGGTTGGTTCATCTTTAGCTTGCTCTTGACCTAccggttgattttttttgggttcaTAAAAGAGTTACAACCAATGCTATAtagtccatttttttttggttggcgCTCCGGTTCAGTGATTCGATTTTTATAATACGACGTACCACGCACCTGGCGTTATAGGGCCTACATCTCTCCGCTTTCTCCCGATTGCAACCACGTCCCCCGCCAACCCAAATCCCTACCTCAATAAATAAATCCTATTCGAAATGGACGGCAAAGCGTCGTCGTGGACCTGAAGGGATGGCTACTGTTCTTCTCATaattcaccaaaattttacaacgttcaaatttaaatccaattcaaatttaaattcatgtTGTCTATGTGTTTGTTTTGCGTTGCTcaactgtgtgttatttttttttctttggttagCAATAGCGGCATTTACGGCGGACGTAATTGTCCAGGCTACCGGGCTACCCACTCGAGCTACAGCTAGTGGGGAAATTCGCGAGCGCGGCCGGAGCTCGTGCGCCTTTGTCAACGATGAGCCTTCCAACTCATCAGCAGGAAGCAGACGTGGCAACTCTAAACATGTTAACCGAGTACATCATCAACGCCTACCGGCCGGGTGACGTCATTCTAATTGCCATGAGCCAGCCTGCAAGCTTCTGTGTAGGACATCAAGATCTGGTAATATTTTTGGGTGGATATTTATTTTGGGTTTCGTTTGGTAGGGGTTGCCGGCGGTGCGAGATGTTTGACGAAAGCAGGTTTCCGAATGCGTTCCCCTTTGggcatttaaaaaacccaTGGAAAAGCAGTTTACTCTTTTCCTATCTTTATCTagatgtaaaaaaatgaaaaaattgtgGACAAAtgccttatttttttcatcaatcaAATTTATAGAATCTTGAATACCAAAATTTTAGAAGAAATCGACAAAACTAGCCTCTATATGCCTTGATCATGCTTCGGCTTACAATAAGAAAAGCATAAGTTGTTTTGCTTgaacaaaactttttatttgatgataAATTAACAAAGCTAGTTGAAGTAGGGTTAATTAATAATAGTAAGTTGTTGGTTAATTTATTATCTGAAACATTTGGTTTATTTGACTGATCAATTTTGTCAGattataaagaaagaaacagaaagTTTTGTatattctaaatttttaaaaaagcatttcttatattatatttgaatatatttataaattaaagataaaaaaagaaaaaaactatatAATTTTGTCAcgtaactattttttaaatagagaaatatgctaatttttgtaaactagGCTCTTATATCACATTTTCAAAGTTATTAGATTATGCTTTAAAGGTGCATGAGCATAATGAGTTTTCTTGctctaaatattttaacttggAGCTTTCAGTATATCTTTATTATCTTAATCTAATATCAatgtttttttgggaaaagcCCATCAAACTTGTAATATAATTATCGCACTTTACAAAGGAAATGTTCATCCGTGAGCTCTTTGAGCGTGGAATCCCGCCGGAAGCGTGCTATTTTTATTGCCGTGGGTTGAAGTCTTTGCATGGCGCAACACTTCCCAACGAAACTACACTATCGGCTGCCGAATTGCGTAACGTAATACTCGACGAGATTCCTCGCTACGGCGTTAGACCAGCTGTCTCGGCCTACCTACATGCAGCAAAAGCAGGTCAGTTGCCACAACAACTTGGTCAAATAGAAGAGTACAAGATGACATTCGCTCATGTTTTATTGTTGGAGAACAGGTGTTTGTCAGCGTGTTAACCAACCGTTGAAAGGACGTAACACTAAGAtggatggaaagaagagaaaggaagCTGCTGGACCTAATGCTTCACAGACGTTGCGGAAGGTATGTGACTGTACAGGGGAAACATGCGGGACATAGCGGTTGGTCGaaaataatgatattttttcttttttttttttttagtttgatgaAGTTACGCAGGCCGCCGTGTTAGTTTGCAAATTCCCTGATTGCCGGGGAGTTATTGGATCTGACTTTGCTGTTCGTTGTGGTCCCTGTGGTTGTTGGTTTCACGGCAGCTGCGTACAGTTGACGGCAGCCACCGCGGATGATGTTGACTCGAGCTACATGGAGTGGGTGTGCGCTGATTGCGCAATTCCGGCCGTCCTGGGCAAATACTATATTCGACATGAGCAGTTGGCGTTGGCTGTAGAGTACTGTATGTTTCATGACGACAGTAGCATCTACCTGGACATCTGCCACTTAGGTAAGACTTTCCATGATTACCAGAGTTTATTTAAATGTAGAACACAGAAATTGCCCCAAAactgtttctattttcattggtgttattgctgttgctgttgctgctcgtTATTGCTGTTGCGTTTGGGTTCCAAGAAATGATATGCGCGAAGTGTAGTCTATGTTTATATAAAGAAATTATAAGGGAAatctgaaaggaaaaaaaaatgattgtatataatgtaatgtaatgtaatgtatgTAATGTATTAATTTATAGAGCGCCTTTTACAAGcatgatcaaaggcgctatAACTCCATCGAAGGAGTAGAACTAATGAGACATATCATTTTGCATTGGGATattcaagtttaaacaaatatgTTTTCAACATTGATCGAAACTGAGATAAGGAATTGGCTGTTCCGATGGGCAAAGGAATACTGTTCCAGATCTTGGGGGCCATCCTCGCAAATGAGCAATCACCATAATTGACTAGTTTGGTTTTGGGCAGAATCAAATCGAGAGAAGAGCGAAATTTCCTCCGAGATATCAGCTCAGACAGATACACGGGGGCACAATTGTTAATACATCGATAAGTTTGGGTAGCAATCTTAAAAGTTATTCGAGTAGAGACCGGGAGCCAGTGTAAATTTATAAGAACATCAGAGATATGATCGTACTTCCTCCGTCTAGCGATCAACCGCGCAGCCATATTTTGCACAGCTTGTAGTTTACCAAGTCGTTTTGAAGGAAGACCAACAAGAAGGGAGTTCCCATAATCCAAAGTAGATGTAACAAAAGCATGTACAAGTTGAACAGCCGCAGaatcagaaagaaatttcCTGATTCGCGAAATACGATGCAAATGATAATATGCCTGCGAcacattgaattaatttggGGCTCCATAGTCAAGCGAGAGTCAAAAATTACACCAAGGTTACGGACATTTTTAGACGGAATAATTGGCACATCACCAACCATCAGAAGATGTTCATGGGGCGTATGGTATCCATGTACAAGGAGCGCATCCGTCTTGCTTTCGTTGAATTTCATCCGATTCGCCGACATCCATTGCCTTGTCTCACCAATACAGTTTGACAAAGCAGCATATGCAATGCGTTGTTCCACCCCATCAACAGTCGGCTTGAAGGTCTTGTGTTGTTGAGCATCATCAGCATAGTACTGGTCGCTGATACCATGATGAACGGCAATATCATGGATCGGGCTGTGGTACAGAGTAAACATAACTGGGCCTAGGACTGACCCTTGCGGTACCCCGCAATTTAAGAAAATCGGGGAAGACGTAACACCAAATACATGAACAGACTGGGAGCGATTTGCAAGATAGGAACTGAACCAATCAAGGGCCGAACCACAAATACCAAAACGAGCTGATAGGCGATCAAGAAGTACAGAATGGTCGATTGTGTCGAACGCTGCACTTTGATCAAGCAGTGCGAGGATCGCAGCATTCCCGCCATCGACGGCCACGAGCAGATCATTCATGACTCGAAGCAGCGCTGTCTCCGTGGAATGATCTGGTCGATATGCAGATTGCACTGGAACCAGCAGATTGGATGACTGGATATGAGACATGATTTGTTTTACACATACTTGCTCaacaagtttggataaaaatgaCAGATTCGACACTGGACGGTAGTTACAGAGCTTATTTGGGTCAAGATCCGATTTCTTTAACAGCGGGGTGACAAATGCTAACTTCATTTCATCAGGGAAAATACCAGATGATAGCGACAAATTGATAATATTTGTGATGGGATGAACGAggatataaaaaaattctttcaacaTGAAAGTAGGAATTGGATCACGTAGCGAGGACTTTGATGGACACTTGTCTAGAAGGGATGCAACTTCACTAACCGTCACTtgagaaaaacaggaaaacatGTTCACCAGTCTTGGCTCCTCAGGCATCGCCAGTGGCCCTTCAGCATCCAGACTAGCCCGAATGTCAGAGATCTTATCAGAGAAAAAGCAGCCGAAGTCATTCAGAAGATTCGCCAAGGAGACATGCTGAGGTAGCTTGAGCCCAGTCTTCTTCAGTAGAAAAGAATCCACGATCTTAAACAGAGACTTCTTGCCCGAGCACTCAGCAATCTTGGAGTTAAGGAACGATTCTTTTGCTTCCTTAATCAACCTCCTCAGATCATCTCTCGAGATCATCAGCTCTTCCTTGTCAAACTCAAGTCCACGTAGACGCCATCTTCTTTCCAGTTTCCGAGCTCGACACCTTGCCAACCTGATTTCATCCGTCAGCCATGGATTATCCGAGCGAATTGTGACTATCTTCTTTATTAATGGAGCATGCTTTTCAAGCACATGAGCAATAGAGGTGTTGTATTGCTCAACAATCTCATCAATATTATCGGCTGGGTTGGAAATGAGAGGCATGGAGATTAGATCTTCTCTGAACCTGACAGGATCAATCGATTTCAGTTTCCTGAACGTGATGGATCTTTGCGGACGGAGAGGACGATGCAGTTGCAGCAATGATGTCACTGCCAGATGGTCACTTATGAGCCCTTCAACCTCACAGCCGATCACCAGATTGTCAGACACTCTCGTAAGCACAAGGTCAAGGATGTGGCCTCTAATATGAGTGGATTCACTTACATGTTGAAAAAGCCCATGTGATTCGACAATGGATAGGAATTTGATAGCTGTTGAGTCGGCAAGATTGTCCACATGAATGTTGAAATCTCCAACAATCAGCAGGCGACCAGGCAATAAAACTAGAAGATCAAGAAAGTCAGAGAATTCAGGTAGAAAATGACAAGAATTTTCCCTTGTTGAACGATAGATCACCACAACACGCAGGCAGACAGAGTTCACTGTAAGAGATGTGGCCAGGTACTCGAACGACGAGGCTGTAAAATTCACAGGAAACAAGCAACCAACACGAATGGTACTTCGAAAGAGTAACGCGACACCTCCACCTGAAGTCATAATCCTGGGATTGTGAACAGCAACAAATCCATCCGGACAAATTCCACGTAGTATATCCTCACCATGTTGAACAGTGAGCCAAGTTTCAGTGATTCCCAAAATATCGAGTCTATTGGATAATAGGTGGTGCGTGATTACATCTGGTTTGCAACACACCGATCTTGCATTAACAAggccaaaagataaaaatttcttcaccTCTCTTGCTCTTTTTGCCTGCCTTCCACTCCTCCATTTTCTACGGCCTTTTTTCCAACCGCATGCATCCCGTTGACTAGGACTATGAGAACCAGGTTTTGCAATACCAAGTGTGACAACAAGCTCACACCAGACCTCACACAATGAGAAAAGTGGAGAGTTCTTGCCtaaagtcaaaataaattcacgaGAAATAGGCACACAAAATCTGGAAGCAGACGATGGAGCAGAAAGTAAACAGTCAACCAGCATGATGTGACTCACAGGACGAGAGGTGAGAGCAGAAATGTTGCACAAGAAATGCCAAACTCGAACAAGAAATGCCC
Encoded proteins:
- the LOC124200603 gene encoding ubiquitin carboxyl-terminal hydrolase 4-like produces the protein MKRFRNIRNCCYVNATLQALLSLEEICLDIEFRLPDIPEPMPTLFANFVKLMAKRNSDVVENVDKTHRDRKIYGQYMTIDLQQTKLLDPSYGLGWQEDAHEFFMRLLNYWADELPMIMPTVLKDNFESLIYQQVTCQCCQFSSETPQPLLVWDLPIPPSAKHIGDCFSSFLAYEAITGWKCPRCGPSNATMTKGVGAQFPRVLCISLKRFANGAKIRKNIAFPEYWHPFADEGSTGPRYVLQANITHFDDSLKFAIEGSSQFRGDGYLIFTPDAKPIVLPWSASFAFRTRQTDSFLTKMEIDPGHSVLVEELIKNRRLALGSPCTAHKEESLHISQVFCNFIEQLDSLHSWLSEVIGGFLRTHIDMRLEDPTDGETQNNDFSDSEFEEDQHQEESEAEQ